The Neoarius graeffei isolate fNeoGra1 chromosome 25, fNeoGra1.pri, whole genome shotgun sequence genome includes a region encoding these proteins:
- the mamdc2b gene encoding LOW QUALITY PROTEIN: MAM domain-containing protein 2 (The sequence of the model RefSeq protein was modified relative to this genomic sequence to represent the inferred CDS: substituted 2 bases at 2 genomic stop codons), with product MIPYVFLIILAMAQGKTLPGSCRFQETMCDYTSDEAFLSWNLNPNEHFITVDVTSQGDRDKAVLLGPDVELQDWICLRLIYQITGAGSLQVLSRSEGESFDHTLWSASRPSDSWIITTIDLQNSTEPYKTVIEGGRGLAEGSSVSIFEISISDKYCIKCDFEESHLCGYTSQWSGNVNWYVGRGALNNPALSDGTGRYMYVDSIHCRTLKEAAMLVSPMTSVPMAGCLSFQYQQDYTEGHMFSVYSRDRVGQYRELWRADLPESNHMEQEAKTQVWIPVQVPLSTPYPLQVVFEVWFNSPKGGCVLLDDIVFSPESCSAGTEPVFDPSETDCDFELGFCHYTQKMTESEMWKRASVRPNVYRKGDHTIGRVITFTQCSLYQTDISXLFRPSLPGNHKYCLKFFYSFRGFSASEHTLAVYLYNSSTQRHAQVWTPSDRTRHVWIHVELSIQTHRTTQVMFASTCKSFWNCGSAALDDVSLHLGDCELPLGSPLSVPPHXDFENGLCGFTQEKKRDVADWVLIRGPTPTSYTGLKADHTTGVGHYLYIEASLMLPGHSARLLPRPLCGRRAAQCLLFFYHMYGSGNGSLRILLHSELEDGDVVLWERTGEQSISWMRASVSYQSDHQHQIVLEATQGPSILNDTVIDDIQFQKGPCDDGGQ from the exons ATGATTCCATATGTCTTTCTCATCATTCTTG CAATGGCTCAAGGAAAGACGTTACCAGGCTCCTGTAGGTTTCAGGAGACGATGTGTGACTACACCTCAGATGAAGCTTTTCTCAGCTGGAACCTCAACCCTAATG AGCATTTCATCACAGTGGACGTGACCTCGCAGGGAGACAGGGACAAGGCAGTTCTGTTGGGTCCTGATGTGGAGCTGCAGGACTGGATCTGCCTTCGACTCATCTATCAGATCACCGGTGCTGGTTCACTTCAGGTTCTCTCTCGTTCAGAGGGAGAGAGTTTCGACCACACGCTCTGGTCAGCCAGCAGACCCTCAGACAGCTGGATCATCACCACCATTGACCTGCAGAATTCCACCGAACCGTACAAG acTGTGATTGAGGGTGGGCGTGGCTTGGCTGAAGGCAGCAGTGTGTCCATCTTTGAGATCAGTATTTCGGATAAATACTGCATTA aGTGTGATTTTGAGGAGTCTCACCTGTGTGGTTATACCAGTCAGTGGAGTGGGAATGTGAACTGGTATGTAGGGAGAGGAGCTCTGAACAACCCTGCACTCAGTGATGGGACGG GTCGTTACATGTATGTGGACTCGATTCACTGCAGAACTCTGAAGGAAGCGGCCATGCTGGTGTCACCCATGACTTCGGTGCCCATGGCAGGCTGTTTGAGTTTTCAGTACCAGCAGGACTACACAGAGGGTCACATGTTCTCAGTGTACAGCAGGGACCGGGTGGGGCAGTACAGGGAACTGTGGAGAGCAGACCTGCCTGAGAGCAACCACATGGAGCAGGAAGCCAAAACTCAAGTGTGGATTCCTGTCCAGGTGCCCCTGAGCACCCCCTATCCCCTACAG gtggtATTTGAAGTGTGGTTTAACAGTCCAAAAGGAGGTTGTGTGCTGCTGGATGACATTGTGTTTTCTCCAGAATCGTGTTCTGCAGGAACAG aGCCCGTGTTTGACCCGTCAGAGACAGACTGTGACTTTGAACTGGGTTTCTGTCACTACACACAGAAAATGACGGAGAGTGAAATGTGGAAGCGGGCCTCAGTGCGGCCCAACGTGTACCGCAAGGGAGATCACACGATCGGGAGAG TTATCACCTTTACTCAG tgcagcctttaccagaCGGACATCAGCTGACTGTTCAGACCGTCTCTGCCCGGGAACCACAAGTACTGCCTGAAGTTCTTCTACTCTTTCAGAGGTTTCAGTGCATCTGAGCACACTTTAGCAGTGTACCTGTATAACAGCAGCACACAGAGACACGCCCAAGTCTGGACCCCGAGTGACAGAACAAGGCACGTGTGGATTCACGTGGAGCTCAGTATCCAGACTCACAGAACCACTCAG GTGATGTTTGCAAGTACGTGTAAAAGTTTTTGGAACTGTGGTTCTGCTGCTCTCGATGATGTCAGCCTCCATCTTGGTGACTGTGAGCTACCGTTAG GTTCTCCTCTGTCGGTTCCACCACACTGAGACTTTGAGAATGGACTTTGTGGATTCACTCAGGAAAAAAAGCGTGATGTCGCAGACTGGGTTCTGATCCGAGGACCGACGCCGACCTCCTACACCGGACTGAAAGCAGACCACACCACTGGAGTGG GTCATTATTTGTACATTGAGGCCTCCCTGATGCTGCCAGGTCATAGTGCCCGCCTCCTGCCCCGCCCCCTCTGTGGTCGTCGAGCAGCTCAGTGCCTGCTCTTCTTCTACCACATGTATGGTTCTGGAAACGGTTCTCTCAGAATTCTGCTGCACTCGGAGCTGGAGGACGGAGACGTGGTGCTGTGGGAGAGGACTGGAGAACAGAGCATCTCCTGGATGAGAGCGTCAGTGTCCTATCAGTCCGACCATCAGCACCAG ATTGTGTTGGAAGCCACCCAAGGGCCATCGATACTGAATGATACTGTGATTGATGATATTCAATTCCAAAAGGGACCCTGTGATG ATGGTGGTCAGTAA